A stretch of Aspergillus nidulans FGSC A4 chromosome VI DNA encodes these proteins:
- a CDS encoding uncharacterized protein (transcript_id=CADANIAT00010337): MGQKTEPKLHKPRASARSIKGRGLLRIIGYEENPAFHLKVRIQTKHLQGQPSKGTTPCVP, translated from the exons ATGGGCCAAAAGACTGAGCCGAAATTGCACAAGCCCAGGGCCTCTGCTCGATCCATCAAGGGACGAGG GTTGTTGCGCATTA TTGGCTACGAAGAAAATCCAGCCTTTC ACCTAAAAGTTCGAATTCAGACAAAACACCTGCAGGGCCAACCTTCCAAAGG GACAACACCTTGTGTTCCGTAA
- a CDS encoding uncharacterized protein (transcript_id=CADANIAT00010336): MSTGPPVWPAQDEQESQPPAETQTRARRSRRKKDDAVETDRKEPTKSARSRDKDKDKEKDRDKGKDQDKEKETKRPSRRPRDKSSSTSNNPTSTQSNPRKKPKLEDDPISSSRSDLSVDSPFSIRYSPSFGSYNVAAIPDDGICAAFPSPISAIGTTPSAKSGQNYDPIRSAFGTSSSPAAPPPAPASTSFSPPARPISPRPFRASASPAISSIIDPPQTTPPAQYAPRTYGSPSRPASTFPQTPVAPPAAPTHLPPASAPYRHQSPYGPPPQAVPTEEAQAHPGVVPSHINVPPSVPDTKPPPPQTRQTSSGPVPTEDESERSAPAAVEKVTKKEPKPSTAPSSKPPSPKPSRPAKEAPPPLPQGSGLISNALFGVDDNTSDTPKQRTPNIIVHIPLKGQPNQIVNFARLAEEQYGFAALHPRLAAHKERMARVAAAGAALERNDRSGRGISAGESADEDLSLDAERDSEVDGDGAMSAAAAKTSEPADGTKKRRRRKIEEYDRDDPFVDDSEMVWQEQAAASKDGFFVYSGPLVPEGDKVQVERADGTIKRGRGRGRGGRSRAPATTHQQLPLAAAIPISQETGLPIRGPGSRGGNVNRRPRTSKKAEQDKAGSTPTSQGRGGGAAGRGGSNSTRGGKAQMVELAPRPNIAPAPPGLNSVAGQEITMK, translated from the exons ATGTCCACGGGGCCGCCCGTTTGGCCGGCTCAGGACGAACAAGAGTCACAACCCCCTGCTGAAACCCAGACCCGTGCCCGACGGTCGCGTAGAAAGAAGGACGACGCCGTTGAGACCGATCGGAAGGAACCTACAAAGTCGGCGAGATCCAGGGATAAGGATAAAGACAAAGAGAAGGACAGGGACAAGGGAAAGGACCaagacaaggagaaagagacgaaGCGGCCCAGTCGCCGCCCGCGAGACAAGTCTTCGTCTACCTCCAACAACCCTACTTCCACCCAGTCGAATCCCCGCAAAAAGCCCAAGTTAGAGG ATGACCCAATCTCGTCATCTCGATCTGACCTCTCAGTTGATTCACCCTTCTCAATCCGCTACTCTCCAAGCTTCGGCTCCTACAACGTCGCCGCCATACCCGATGATGGTATCTGCGCCGCCTTCCCGTCCCCAATCTCAGCCATTGGCACCACCCCCTCAGCGAAGAGCGGTCAAAATTACGATCCTATAAGGTCTGCATTTGGCACGAGCTCGTCGCCTGCCGCAccgcctccagctcctgcgtCTACTTCTTTCAGTCCTCCGGCCCGTCCAATTTCGCCGCGGCCTTTCCGCGCCAGTGCTTCGCCGGCGATTTCTAGCATCATTGATCCTCCGCAAACTACCCCACCGGCCCAGTATGCTCCGCGTACGTACGGATCACCCAGTCGTCCAGCGTCCACTTTCCCGCAAACTCCAGTTGCGCCTCCAGCAGCCCCAACTCACCTTCCTCCGGCATCCGCTCCCTATAGGCATCAGTCCCCGTACGGACCCCCTCCACAGGCCGTACCCACGGAAGAAGCCCAAGCTCATCCCGGGGTGGTCCCGTCGCATATTAATGTCCCCCCCTCCGTCCCCGATACCAagccacctccaccacagACTCGGCAGACATCATCGGGGCCAGTACCAACAGAGGATGAGAGCGAGCGCTCTGCCCCTGCGGCAGTTGAAAAAGTAACTAAGAAAGAACCCAAACCTTCTACGGCGCCTTCATCAAAACCGCCGTCTCCAAAACCTTCACGGCCAGCGAAAGAAGCCCCTCCTCCATTACCCCAGGGCTCCGGACTCATTTCCAATGCTCTATTCGGTGTAGATGATAACACGTCAGACACGCCTAAGCAGAGGACGCCTAACATCATTGTCCACATACCTCTCAAGGGGCAACCTAACCAGATAGTGAACTTTGCCCGCCTAGCAGAGGAGCAGTATGGATTTGCTGCACTTCATCCGCGGCTAGCCGCTCACAAAGAACGAATGGCTCGCGTAGCGGCGGCAGGCGCTGCTTTAGAGCGCAATGACCGTTCCGGCCGAGGTATTTCCGCTGGGGAAAGCGCGGACGAAGACCTTAGCCTCGACGCTGAACGCGATAGTGAAGTTGATGGCGACGGCGCAATgagtgctgcagctgcgaaaACCAGTGAACCTGCGGACGGAACGAAGAAGCGCCGCAGGAGGAAAATAGAGGAGTATGATCGAGATGACCCTTTTGTTGACGATAGTGAAATGGTCTGGCAGGAACAGGCCGCTGCAAGTAAGGATGGGTTCTTTGTGTACAGTGGTCCCCTAGTTCCTGAAGGGGACAAAGTCCAGGTTGAGCG TGCGGATGGCACGATTAAACGgggccgaggccgaggacgTGGCGGTCGGAGTCGAGCTCCTGCAACAActcatcagcaactgccTCTGGCGGCTGCAATTCCTATTTCTCAAGAAACTGGTCTTCCCATACGTGGTCCAGGTTCGAGAGGTGGTAACGTCAACCGCCGGCCTCGCACGAGTAAGAAAGCAGAGCAGGACAAAGCTGGCAGCACTCCAACATCCCAAGGACGAGGCGGAGGTGCTGCCGGTCGCGGTGGTTCAAACAGCACTCGAGGTGGGAAAGCACAAATGGTAGAACTGGCCCCTCGGCCGAATATTGCACCTGCACCGCCAGGACTGAATTCAGTAGCAGGCCAGGAGATCACCATGAAATAG